DNA from Triticum aestivum cultivar Chinese Spring chromosome 7D, IWGSC CS RefSeq v2.1, whole genome shotgun sequence:
tctccccgcccgcacaaacagctcgtcctcgagctgtaaggtggggaagcgcttgcggaactcctcaaggcgatcaaccagcgtcaaacaacTTCTCGACAGCTGGGCGGCCAGGTCGGCGACGACGGCGTCCTCCAgaatgtagtctgcaacctccaggtagaagagtcgcgggcaggcatggccgggcgtgtagggctcgtcgcagttgaagtacaacccttggcggcgacgctcgagcagctcggctgaggtgagccggcggaacgggcgtgCCGCGGTAGCGGCGAGGGGTGCCGCAGAAGCctgcgcaggccgaccctgcgcggaaTCCGGCCCGGGTAGCGACCCAGCAGTCCGGGACggtgattcctgctggatggccaccgcgagGCACTCGAACgggcgggcgtagtacatggccgactggagatcctggggtccccgaagctccacgtccacgcggatgtcatccggaagtccaccgacaaagaggtcggcccgctgctgcgccgtcacgcccgacgcatggcatgccagggcctggaaacggtcggcgaagtcctgcaccgtggaggtgaagggaaggcggccgagctccgccaggcggctcccgcgaaccggaggcccaaagcgaaggaggcagagctcgcggaagcgctcccaatggggcatgctgccctcgtcctgctcgagggcgtagtaccaggtctggGCTGCACCGCGGAGGTGGTAGGATGTCAGCCAAGTGCGCTCCGACACGAGCATGCGCTGGCCACGGAAAAACTGCTCACACTAgttgagccagttaagcgggtcctccgtgccgtcataagtggcgaaATCAATCTTGGCGAATCGTGGCGGCGTCTGGGTCGGCGCACCATGGCCGACCGGCTCGGCGGTGCGGAGCAGTGAGGATGACGGCGCCCGGTCAACGGTGGGGAGGCCGTCGTAGGCCCCCGCGGAGCCGGACGAGGCCCCGGACTACAGCGTGGGTACCGATGGGTCCCCGGCCTCCGTGTAAATTGGCGGTGGCGACGTCCCGGTTAGCCAGGCCGGGATCGGGGACGGTGATGGCGGAAACCGGACCTGCTGGATCGGAAGTCCTCCCGGTGTGGACTGGCCCAGTCCGgagctgggcggcggcggtgggagctgGACTGGCGCGGGCGGCGATGTTGGCGCGGCTGGGGCCGGCGCGGGCCAGTGTGGCCACTGCGACGCTGAGGCAGGCACGGGTGGCGCTGCGAGAACCAGCGGGGGCCACTGCGGCCAGGACGGCGCTGGGGCGGGCGGCGGCTGGAGCGACAGATGGGCCCCAGCGATCGCCGCGGGTACCGAGTACCAGGGCAGGTACAGCAGCGGCGGGGCCCGCTGGTGTAGCCCGCCTGGAACGGCAGCAGGGGCGTCCCGTTCGGGCCCGACGCGTTCTGGATTGGCCAGTGCGTTGCCGGGTGGCTGTAGGCGGGGGGCGCAGCTGGCGCGGTGGTGTGCGGGCTGGCCAAGTACAGGGAGATGCCCTGGACGGCCGTCACGAGGTCCCGCAGGGTGCTGGTCATCTCCTCCGGCGTGAAGACGGAGGTTGTCGGCGGCGCGGAAGTGACGGGGGCCGGCGACGCGGAGGTGATCGGGGCCGGCGGTGTTGGGGACCCGACAGTGGTCATCggggtggtggtgatgatgggcaGCGGCGGCGTGGGTGTTGATGACGACATGATCGAACCCGTGTCTCTGGATCACTAGTAGacaaagggcctttagtcccggttcataagggcctttagtcttggttctggaactgggactaaagggtcgttaatAAAGCCTCCccttttagtcgcggttcttacacgaaccgggactaaaggccctccacgtggccgctgtctggaggtccacctttagtcccggttggtaacaccaaccggtactaaagaaaattttatgatttttttatttttttttttgaattttcaaatttctgaattattttaacctctaatctctaatcacccctcatcattccaaatcatttaacttcccggacggtcacccatcctctcactactccagcctgagcacgcttaacttccgggttctattctcgcTCGTTTCCAAGTctccacttgttgttttcctgacaatagtaagatgtcaatcctattaaccctcagaaaTTTAGCTttagcatgaagtcacacatttcactgtttgagtttgaaactattgttctaaaaaacaataattatttagtaacactaatatttcttgaataagtagtttgaccacagtttgaccagatttgaccaaaattcaaaaaaatgaaataattatttagtaacactaatatttcttgaataattagtttgaccattgtttgatcaCAGTatgaccagatttgacaaaaaatcaaaaaactgaaataattatttagtaacactaatattcttgaataattatttagtaacagtaatacttcttgaataagtagtttgaccatagtttgaccagatttaacaaaaataaaaaaactgaaatttgtgATACGGGCACGACGGAGGATGTGAAGCCCAATTTCAGGACTCCACCAAGCTAGGCGTGTCGTTGTTATTTTTAATAATTTGATTTTTAATAATTGTGAGTTTTGGCTTGGTTTTGGGCCTGTCCAACCAAGTCAGGTCGAGGCCCATTAGGCTGGGCGCCTCACCCCTCCATATAAGGAGGGGGGCGCATTAGGTTTAGGGAGTTCAGAATTTTAGTCTAAAACTATCGAGTTGTGTTTCTTTGGTGAAGCATCCCTCCGGGGACGGTGGTGCCATTTATCTAATAAATATTGCTGCGGAGGTTCTtgtgttcatcaaggatttatCGTGCTTTGGTTTGAGGCGTGGTGATCTTCATCACGTTGCTTGCTGGATTTTTTTTCTCATCTTCAGGTTGCGTGGATTACTCCCGTGATTAGAAGTTTTTCTATTTGATTGTCTTGCGGTGAAAGATCGGGCAAAAACTATAGGATCATCACGTTGATCCTTATCAATTTGAGcgtaactttttttccttttagaatttgaggattctaaaaatttgcaaacaggccgtaggctgtcaaaatcggatgcggattttcgtgttgaacattttgatatattatacttttttctgacatcgtatgcaaaagttatagccgttttacattttccctacactttttgcaaaacatgtccaaatttaagtttttaaattttcctaactagtacatgtagtaacataactacatctggaaagattttaatttttgaagtttttatcattttcttttgctttttacaaaactgaaaaagGCGATCCAAGGGGGCAGGGGGGTAGAGTTGGAAaatgagacctttagtaccggttcgtgccatgaaccggtcctaatgcctcaaaccccattagtaccggttggtggctcgaactgggactaaaggtctaacctttagtaccggttggtgccacgaaccggtactaatgggcatcgcaccctttagtcccggttcgtggcaccaaccgggactaaaggtcccatttgaaccggaactaatgcctgtacggtgccctaaccgctcgaacagggactaatgctcacattagccccggttcgtaatgcaaccgagattaatgctcttttctggccgaaccaaaaccctgttttctactagtggataccaaattggtagaaccAGGGATCCTACCGGACCTGCTCCGCATGTTGTAGGGGAAGAATGGAGTGGGGCGAGGTGAtgagcgggcgcgccggcggctggGCACTGTCGCGTaggaggaggatggcggcggcggctagggttccggctcctctggtagccgggcaatagggataataatattcttattgcttaattccaaaaagagtcttacagcctatatttataacctagataacttgcataagaattaacctaagataacttacataagaattaacctaagataacttgtgggctaagattgtCCGGTTggcctagctaaaccggccataacaGTTCCATAAATTTTCAGCAGTGCAAGTTCCATAAGCCAGCAGCATAAGGTCTTTTTGTTCCATTAGTTTCCGGTAGTTCCCCAGTGGCTTTGTTTTCTTATTCACCCAGTGGCTATTTTTTACCTTTTTAAAGTTATTTCTCATTTTGCTTTTGCACATAACTCTTGTTAAGTTTTGTTGTTTCTTTAAactttttaaattctttttttgtGATTCATGTAATCTGTGTAtagtattttttttaaatgggtAGGCTATGGAAGGTCTCTCACAAGGAAGTTCCTGTAGTTTCATCTTTTTACAATGCAGATTCTTTGGATGAACCCTTTGTGCCTAATGACTTCGCGGAAGATGATTCATATCATATGTCACCGGTAGTTATTTACGTATTCCCTTTCCTTTTCATTCTACTTTTAGTTTTCACTGTCAGTTTATTTAATTTTCTTTGGTTGTCTTATATTCAGGAACTACCCGAAGATGACGGCAACTATGACAAAGCTCTATTCGAGTTCTATATGAATCATGTGCGTGCTATTTTGTTTGCTTGCAGTAGTTGCTTCCATATGTTTGGGTTGACAGTCCTCTTCTTTTTTGTTTAGTTTTTATTCTTCAGAAGTAAAATGTCTTATTGTAGGAGCTCTGAAGAAGATTTTTTTTTACCTTCTATGATTTTTGCTTCTTTGCTTCGTCGCAACTTAAATCATGCAGCTAAGTATGCAGTGTTTACCTTGTATGTAATGTCTGATTGTAGGAGCTCTGTAAATGAAAATAATCCCTGAAATAAAATTTGTAGTTTCAAATTTTTGTAGAGAATTTTTCCAAAGTATCTGCGAATGTTTTGCTACTGTAAGTTAGTCAAGCTTGCATTTAGAATGAGATCTCGTGACATCATTAGAAGTTCCTCTTCAGCGATTGTTCTTTTTATGCCTTCCATCTGCAAATTTGAAAAATAAGATGTCAATGATATCAATATAGCCAAAATGTTGTGTTATTTATGATTTTCATTGACCAAGCACTGTAAATTGTGATCATTACTGAGAATGTACTTTACTGCTTACTTGCAATTTCACTGTAAGTGTTATTTCAGGGAAAATCAACACTGTATATTTAGGGGAATTATAATGGAACTTACAGAGTGCAAATTTCAGTGCATTTACACTGTAACTTGAGGGATTTTTCAGTAGTAAATTTAGAGAAATTACACTGTGATTCCTGTGCAACTCACTGTAATTGCCCTGCGACTTACAGTGTAATTTTCACGGCAATTATGTTGCGGGGTTTGTCAAAGTTAGGTGTAATTTCAGAGCAATTCAACTGTAAATCTGCAGATTTACAGTGCAATTCAATTACACTATTTAAGGAATTCTACTGTAAATCTATAATTTCTACTGTAAATCAACTAATTTACTACTGTAATTTTGTTGTAAGTCTACTGTAATTTTAGAGTCATCAGATTAGTGCCTAATATGTTTGAATTTTCACTGTTAAATGAGTGCAAAATGACAGCATTATAGTTAAATGACCTGCTAGATAGTACATGAGCAATATAACAAAATGACTGGaattattttttctaaattttcTCTGTAGTGTACCTCCAGCGTAATTGTATCTATGTATAGTGTAATTGTATCTGTAAGTTGAGTGTAAATAGAAAGTAATCACAGTGTTCCTATTTTCTGAAAGTTTCAGTGTCAGTTAGTGTTTTTTTGGAAAGTTCTAGTAGTAATGGCACTGTAATATTTACACATTATAAGTGTAAGTAATACCCCTGATATGCCACTGTAACGGCAGTGCTAATTTGACTGTAAGTTTTGTGTAAATGACTGTAATTATCACTATAATTTTCTATAAGTTCCAGTCATAATGTCACTGTAATTTCAAACAGTATGAGTATGTAAATACACTGTAATTTTTAGAGTGCTAATTTGACTGTAAGTTTTGTGTATCTAGACTGTAAACTGCAAGTTACTAGTATACTGTAATGACAGACTAATTTTCTGACAAATGGCTGTAAGTAGACTGTAATGACAATGTTATTTGATTGTATTTTCTGTGTAATGACAGTGTAAGTTGACACAATGGAGAACACATTTGTACAGTATTTTACAAATTACAGGCGCAGCTGTTTTGTGGTCCAGGGGAACCGGATCAAAAGCAACAAACCTCTTTTGGGTTTTGGTGTTTTTGGTCATACTTTTAGCCTGAACATACACATGCATGGGCTTTGTTGGTTGACATACAGGGAAAGAGACCTACAATTTGTCCTCTGTCTATTTGTCAGGAAATTTGATTGAAATACATTTGCATTTCAGTCGACTGTCAAATAGACAGTCCCAGACTTCGCACACCACGAACTACCAAGGCACGTGCACACCAAGGCGGAATAGCACCGCTCCTTACTCTGAGGGGCTTCTGTCGGGCACTCTTCTGTACAGCTTCACATGTAactagttagagcatctccaatagaacaTGCAAATTTAGGGTTGTGAAGCAGgagatgtaaaaatttacatcttCAAAACGTGCTTTTTGTATCTTAAAAAATTGCCAACTCCAACAGAAGGTGTATATTGGAGATgcaaaagagcaactccaatagaagATGCAAATGGAGATGTAAATCTATAGTTCAACTACTACTTCATTTCAAGCATAATTAAACATAGTTCTAATTCATAAAAACATAGCAAACTCAACTACTACTAGTTCACCTACTACTAGTTCGAGGTACTACATTCATCTACTACTACTAGTTCGAATTACTACTACTTGAACTACACCGAAGATGAAACTAGTCCTTGTCATCGGAGTTCTCAAACTGCTTCCAGAACTCATCCTTGTCTGGGTCGTCATAGCCATGTCCTCCTCCTCCGTGTCGCCCCAGTCCTCCTCCAAGGACTAGACGGGGATCACCTTCGAGGGGCCAGCCTCgtcctccttgttcttcttcttccgctTGGCCTCGCACCTCTAGAAGAACTCCTGCTTGGCCTGCACATACTCCAGATGCTCACGCGCGAACCTCGCCATCGCTGCCTCGTCGCTATCGCCGGGGCTGACGACAATTGCGGGTGTCTTCTTATTCTTGTTCGCCGTGATCTCCTCCATGTGAATGCCCCCGGGCACGAGAAACTCCGCATCCGCCTGGGTCTCGCTCTCTGGGAAGGTGAAGTACTTCTTCGGCCTCCCGGCACGCCACACTGCCACGTCGTAGGCACGCACGACCTCGTGGACGGTGGGGTACGTGCCAAGCCAAAAGCAGCGGCCGACATCGGAGAACTCGACCCCGAAGTTGCCGGAGGGCTTTTTCCCTCATGCTGAAGAATCCCGTCTTGCCCCTCCGCATCATCGCGTCGACGGGGAGGGGTGGTGCGGCGCGGTGCAGCGACAGCGGGATTGAGGCGGTGTCGGGGCGGAGGAGGCGTGGTCGGGGCAGAGCGCGACGAAGCCGGGGCAGCGACAGCGGGGTCGGGGCGGAGGGGGAAGGGGTCGTGGCGGAGCCGTGGCGGCCTGGCGGGGTCTAGGTGGAGCAGGGTCAGCGATGGAGCGGGCGGCCCGGCGCGGTCTGGGCGGAGCAGAGCGACGGTGGCCCAATTAGGGCCGTACGACGGCGGGCGGGGGCCGAAAGTGGATGGAATCGGGAGCGGTCGAGCGGCTATGCGGCAACGGGTGGCGGGAGGATGAAGATTGGGGGGAGGGGAAGAGTAAGGAAGTTGCAGTTCGGCAGTTCGCGGCAGGCCGCGTTTTTACATCTCCTGGAGGTGGACATGCAAATTTACACCGCGAAGTGTTATAGAGATGTAAATTTTttttttgcatctgcatcatctgTTGGAACACTATTTTTGGCCTCTGGAGATGCAAAAGTTAGCTATTTTTTACATCTATAtcttctattgaagatgctcttagcaACTTCACATGCAACTCTGACATTATGTGCACACACATGGAGAAAGTTCTCTTGCCACACATGGATATGCGTTGATCTCTTAATGGCTTACGGGCATGAGTTTATCGATTACTGCAGGCCATCGGTCAGAGCCTAGTTGGATGATGCGTTGACAGACGCATGAGAGAAACACGTCAAGATGGATGAGCAAAACATACAAATTAGTGTTATACACACCCAAAACAACGAGATGCGAGCTCAGATAGAAAACTTTAAGAAATTTTGATATGCACTCCATACTGCTGTGATGATTTGATAAGTAATCCCAGCTGGACCAGTAGCAGGAATTCTTCTGGTTGAATCCATTGCACTGATGATGTTTTGAACAATACCGATGAACAATGGGCAGTTAACTATTAGTTAAGTTCTTCTTAGTATTATGCATATAGTCAAGATCAGCCCAATGCAAGTAGATACCACTAATTTCAATATGTTAAAAGAATAATAAGACATAAAGATACAAACTTATACACAGAAgttgtgaccccccccccccctacttaCTAGCAGTCTGTGTAGTCAGAGTGAGCGCCACTAATTACTGTACTATCGGGGCATGCGACACATCGCACAATGCTAATGTGACATTTATTGAATTCCCTAAAAATATGAGAACAAGCCTCCCAAAAAAATTGGCATGTAATGAAAAATGGTCTATAACATTGGTACAAACTTTTGAAGTTATAGAAAAAATAATGCTACCATCTAGCTCTCTCAAACCGAACACACTCCCCCCATGAAAAATAGGATAATTCATTGGATATGTAAGCAACATATATCAAAACCTTTGTATAACACTTTCACATACTGACCACAACTGTAAGTGGTTATATAATGACACCATGGCAGAATTCATAGCTAGTTTTATTATTTTAGAGCAGATGTTGTATTTTCTATGATTTCAATATGATAAATCACACTAGCAGTGTGTACTCTCTGACTAGGCACTAATGGCTTCTACGAACTGCGCGTGCGTTAAAATGTGCGCTGCTACATTAAATTCCCTACAAAAATTAAAACAAGCCAAAATAGTATACCCAAATTTAGGCATGTAACTGGCAATGGTCTATAACATTATACAAATATATAAATAGTATACTAGCAGCGTACCTTTAGCATGGGCGCTGCTAGTCACCACTTCTACATCGGCGGCGCGCCCATGGACCTATGTGCTGCTAATTGTGGTTATACAGACAGCCCCCTCACGGGATTGCGGAATAACTCTCCAAACCCAAGCCTTCCACCAGTCTCTACCTCTCGAGTACTATCGATGCTCTCTCTTCCTCCCTAGTGACCCTCATTCTCCTCAATGCCGTCCTTGATCGCCGCACGACACGCATGCTTGTCGTTGTCCTTGTCGTCGTTCGACACACCATCATGTCGGTACGCCCCGATGCCCGTTGCCGATGTTCTCACCCACGAGCCCTATAGAAGTCTGGCGTCCGCCATCCTCACCATGTCCTCGTCCCCGGCCGTCATCCTCCCCACCCCCCGATCCACCACTGGGGAGATTTTCGCCCCATCTGATGATACATTACGCGTATATAATACGTGTTGGATTAAGTAGTCTATATTGGTAAGTGTTGGTTAAATTTGTAATGTAATGTATTACTGTAGATTTTATTTGTAAAGAGGTTGGTGTATAGTTTtaactttattttttattttgcctTGATATATTTGAATTCCTAGCATTCTATTGCCGAAATGTATGGATGTTACCCAACACGTGTCATCGGTGATCCAGTCCCAAATAACAACCAGTCAAACAACCAAACATATAATTATTTATCCCAAATAATAAGTGCCACACATGTGGCACAAAGCAACATTGTCTAAACGCCCCATTACCATCCATTTTGCGACATCAAACAGATGACATCAGCGGAATCTTTTTGGTTTATCAgacttcaaaatgttttatctcttaaatagaAAATCcgattaaaaatccgttttcatcaCTAAATCCATCTcgacaagatcttcaaaactagatacaATATTGCTATGTTTTGACGACTTTTCCTgggccaaaagttgccatgatgttgcACTGAAGTTGTCATAGTGTTTACACTAAAATTGACATGatatgttttttctagatttaAAGCTACCATTGTATTTCAACTATTATTCATGGAAAATTTTATTAATTGACCATGTCAATTTTTAGTAATTAACCACGGCAAATTTAATTCATGGATCATGGCAATTTTTAGCAATtcatcatggcaaatttagtttataaatcatggcaattttagtttatagatcaCGTCAATTTTAGTAATTTGACATGGTAATTCTAGTATTTTgatcatgaaaattattttttgtatcaACCATGGCAAATTTGAGTGCATGTATCATGGCCAATTTTAGTAATTcaccatggcaattttagtttctgGTTCATGGCAAATTTGAGTCATTGACCATACATTTTTAAAGTAATCAACGACGGATTTTTTtaaattatgaaatatggcaagtTTAGTTTCTTAATTCTCTTTTTATAACATGCCAAAATTTACTTTAAACATAGAAGAAAAAGTAGTTAAAACATAATatgacaacttcagtgtaaacaccatggtAATTTATATGCAATAGACATGAAAACTTTTGACTGCAAAAATATCGTCGAAACATAtcgatatgggatctagttttcaaGTCCTCTCCGCGGCGGATTTAATGGTGAACACAGATTTCAATCAGATTTTTCATATACAAGATACAACATTTTAAAGTTtggaaaacccaaaagatttctgTTGACACCATCTGTTTTTGTCCTTGTTTGCATGCCTGTGTGATGGAAACAAAAAAATTGATGTGACACGATGGGTGGTTAGAAGGGCGTTTGACCAGACTTCTTCAGCCCATATATGTGGCACTTATCAGGGTCCTTATTTATTCTACCACATGGAAAACTTTAGCTTAATGCACCGACAACACGCGGCGCACGCCATGCGCAGCATGGCTAGCTTGTAACCAACAAACAATTAACATCAATGAACTTAGAAAAAACAATTAACATCAACACTACGAGATGAGCTGGTATTTCCACCTACAAATTTATGACGTATAACCGAAAAGGGCTCTCGCCCCGCTTTAATATATAAAGATACGGCCATACAACCCATCGCTTCCACACAaaacacacccaaggcaagataaaATGGTGCAAATTTGCCAAAAAAAAAAGATACAATGGTGCAAGACATGGCTACGTCGCCCAAACCACACACGAAGAGATGAAGCCGCGCCCAACGAACCGAGGACTCTAAGACGGTGCCTCCAAGAAGGTTATGGCACCGGAGTGTTGCCGCCGCCCGATCGAAAGGATCAAGCTATTCACCCGGAACCACCGGAAGGAAGCCACAACAACGCCCTCAAAAAGTATACGACGCCAACGGACGCCATCACCGTCGGCCTGGCCAAGGCCAGACATGGAATGACCCCAGGCAATGAAACCCCGCCTCCTAAAAGTGGTGCGACCAATCACGAGGACACCCTCCGCACCATCCTCATTCAACATCGAGCACCGGTCACAATACCTCTCTCACGACCATGACAACCAGCCCACACCTGTGCTGCGGTGTCGCCCACGAGCACTACACCTCTCACCACCAGGCCTGCCACCACGGCATCCAAGATCCCAACACCACCCCAGTTGAGACGCGCAGCTATACTGGCGTAAGTGATGAGCGGAAGATCCCTCCTTTCCCACCCTTGGGCAGCCACCATGATGGACGGTGATGGGGAGTGGACTAACCCTTCGGTGATCGTAGCACACGCAATAGGAGGGGCAGGACTGAGGGCCGAACTAGGCCGCTTGCAGATGAGCCGACGCTTGGCTAGGTGCCAGTCGTTGCCGTAGCCAAACATGTTGATCTACCGTGGAGCCACCACGCCGTAGGAAGGCCACCGCACCCAGGGGACAGAGCCACACCGCGCCGCCGCCATCCACGACAGGAGCAGCAGCCACATTGGGCCACTACCCAACCCACGTCGCCCTCCGAGATCCATGCGTCGGATCTGTCGAGTACGCACCACACGTCGCCCATATCTGGAGAGCCGGGCACCTGCCACCGCAGGTCATAGCACCATGCACTCGTCCGCGAGCAGCCCACCATGCCACTGTCGCGACAACAAGCGCCGCTGCCTAGCGCCGCGCCCCGAGCAGGTCAAATCGACCCGCGAGGGGGAGAAGGCTCCCTGCTgccgagaggaggaaggagggggtccgGGCCCGGTGGCGGCGCGTTGCCTCCCCTGCTGCCTACAGGATCGCCAAATGAGTGGATAGGAGTAATACTTGCTTCTTCACCCTACCGTTTTCCATGATAAATACCATTTACAACATATAATGAATCCAATCCAGCCAAAAAATGAAAACATGGACGAAGGCAGCCTCACCGTCTTTTTAAAAGAGAAGAGTTGGTCGTTTCATACTCATGTATTTGTATTTATATATGTATACAATCCACATTGAATCGTTGGCATGTTAAAGTGAATTAATTATCTACAACTACTAATAGTACCACAATGAACCATTCCCATTCAATAAAGTCAATCCTCATGATTGGCCGCGCCACCGCGCATCATTTGGCTGAACTCCTTGAAGTCGACGCGGCCGTCGCCATTGGCGTCGACCTTGTTGATCATCTGGCGGCATTCCTCAACGGTGCGACCCTGCTTGAGGCCGAGGCTTGCCAGCACGGACCGCAGCTCTTCAATGGTGATATAGCCGTCACCGTTCTGGTCGAAGACACTGAACGCctccctcatctcctcctcctcgtcgcccatGTTGCCACCGTTAGGCCCATCGCCTTCATCGAGGATGGAGCGATATAGTAGGCCGAACTCCTCGACGTCGATGCAGCCATCACCGTTGGTATCAATCTTGGCCATGGTCGCGTCCATCTCGTCGTCCGCGATGTAGATCCCTAGGTTCTTGAGCAACTCACCTAGCTCCTTCTTGGTGATCTGGCCGTCACCATTCTTGTCGAACATCTGGAAGACCTTCCTTAGCTCCGACTCATCCACCCTGCTGCTCATGATTTTAGCTCTTGGCCGTTCTATTTGCATTATATGTCGTGCAAT
Protein-coding regions in this window:
- the LOC123169799 gene encoding probable calcium-binding protein CML28, with the protein product MQIERPRAKIMSSRVDESELRKVFQMFDKNGDGQITKKELGELLKNLGIYIADDEMDATMAKIDTNGDGCIDVEEFGLLYRSILDEGDGPNGGNMGDEEEEMREAFSVFDQNGDGYITIEELRSVLASLGLKQGRTVEECRQMINKVDANGDGRVDFKEFSQMMRGGAANHED